The genomic region AATGATCGCCATATGGGTTGCGGATTGGGCATCCATTCCGGCCACTGCTCGCCCCTTCTGACCGATCAGGCTTTCGTATTCTGCCGCGCCTCGCAACCCTCCGATCAATCCGTTGATCTGGCCACTTCTGAGCAAGGGATACAAACCAGGCGCCATAACTCCCGTGCAGCCCCCGCCCAGTTCGAACTTATACTTGTCCTTACCGAAGACGTACCACGCTTCAACGCCCGGTACCCCTGCTCCAAGACTGATGGCATACGTGACGTCCTTTAAGCTATGCACCCCATCCAACACCGGCAGACCCTTTGTAGCGCGCCCCCCATAGTCGCTCGGAAAAGCAGTGTAGAGGTCCTGCCCCATATTGATGATAACGGCCGATCCGCCTGGACTCCATCCGAGAAACACGTAGTCTTTTCCGTTCTCTTTCCCCGCCTCCTGCGCGACCTGGCTGACAAGTTGCTCCGCCATCCCGGTGCCGCTCACCCACAAAGTCATGGCCACCACGCGAAGGTCCTTCCGAAAAGCGTGACGGAGAAGAGCGATGGCTTGGGGGTGCAATTCGGGCTTTGACGCCGGATCGAAATCGATCGAAAGCAGAAATACCGATCTCGGAGGCAATGACTCCATGTGGTCATAGACGCCCCGCACTTCGGGTGAAATCTTGATGGGCAGGCCGACGGGATACAATAGCGGCAACAGTGTGCAGAGGCCGATCAGGAGAAAGATGATCCGCCGGTCGATCTTCAGCATCCGCTCGGAGAAGCTCATCTCAGGCTTTTCCCGTCATCATTTTCACTCTTTTCCTCCGCCCAGGTACGACCGTTCCACCCCGAAGATAATCTTGAAGGACAAGGCTACGGCTCCGAGGCTGACACCGATCAGGATGGCCCGTCGAACGGAGGCATTCAGCACGTTCAAAATCCACTGCGAAACGTCTCCGCTGATCGGAAGTATGTACTCACCCAGCGGCACACGCCCCATCATGACAATCACCGCTGCGACCAGCAGCACCGCTGCCTCACGGCTGCGCGCCCTGAACGACCGGTACGCAGCTGACGCGATAAAAAAGGCGAGAATCGCGAACATCGTGCCTTGCAATGGGACCATCATGAAGGAATACACCCATCCAAACGCGGTCATTGAGCCATCGACGCTCTCTTTTCCGTTGGCCAGCAACCCCGCGGCGATCGTCCCGACAATGCCCGCATACAAAACCAGACTGTATCCCCAACCGGACTCCTTCCTGCGGATCTTGACGGCATGCTGCTGAAACAGGCTGGAGATCCCGAGTATGAGCGCAAATCCTCCGATAATCTGAAGCCACTTGGTGACCGACGTCAGCATGTACTCAGATTGCGGATGCGGGATGTAGTACTGCGCCGCAAATACCAATCCGGCAATCATGGTGATCAATAACGGCACCTGGCGTCGCATGAAGATCATTTGAGATCCCTGAGGAGGTCGAGGATCAGACGGGGCCAGTGAGCGCCTGTCGCGACCCCGATGGTCGCCACAACGGTTCCTATGGCGATGGCGGACAGAATCACCGCTTTCCCAATGTCCTGCCCTCGTAACGTGCCGATCTGGATCGGCTCTTTCGAGAGATAGGCGCTCGCGGCATACAGCTCCTCGCCGATCAGCGTGTAATCGCACGTGGTCACGAAGAAAGGCAATTGATGATCCGAATCGGTTCCGGCGATCTGAATTGCCCCCGTGCTCGCACCGGTCTCCGTAAGCAGGAGTGATTCCGCAAAAAATGACCCCATGAAGAAATTTGCGGCCGGCTTCTTACGCAGCATGATTCCATCAACTGCCGCGGTATAGCTGAATTGGTCAGACGTAATGAAAAAGTTGGAGTCGTCCTTGAACAGGTCCGGCTTTCCAGCTTCCAAATACGCTTGCTTGGTAATTTCTTGGCAGACCGCCATGGTGATGGGATCTCTATGCGGGACCATCAATTCCGTCTCATAAGCGGCGGTCTTCTTGGCGACGCGGCCGAGAATCACGGCCGCGGCAATTGTGGAAGGATCGCTCATGTCATGGGCACCGGTCAGATAGAGAATAGGCTTCCCCAATTCAGTCGACCGTCCGATTGCTTCGTCCACGGCGTCGAGACCGGCAATCCGGCGAAGAAAGATGTCTTTTCGCTTCGCATGGCGGATGGTATAAAAAACGAGCACGCCAAATCCCAACGCGACAAGCAAATTATTCGTCTGATTCCAATTGAACCAATCGGGGTGTGGGCTCGCCTGCAGGATCGTTCCTACTCCACGTTGATCGCCGCGAACCAGGGCCACCGTCACGGCATAGACATGCCCGTCCTTGAGTTCGATCTCCTTGCCGCTCTTGATTATAAATTGATGCCACGAAGGCTCCGCGCTCCTGGTCCACCAGGGAGCCTTCGCATCGCGGACAAAATGGCTGTTAGCGGGAAACTCAGCAACGACCTTCAGCGTTGAAGGGTCGGAACTCCCTCCGTCACCGGCAAGCACCTGATAGCGGCTCTCGGGACCATCCGATGATCCGGGAGCCCACAGGACGGTCAGGTTCTGGCCTGCATCGTTGGGCGTGTCAAAAACACGCAGATCGGCGGGAGCCGACAGGGTAGCTTGGGCCAAGGAGTGGGATGATGTTCCAAACACAGAGACGAGAATCGAGACACCACTGACAATGAGGACGTTCAAGAAGACCGCTGGTCTCACCCATTCAGCCATCGCCCGACAAAACATGTTCCTCCTCAGGCGCAGTAGCGGTGGGAAACACGCCAGATCATGCGTTTCATCGCCCGTGACTGGCGTGAGCGGGACGAGAAGCGGGCTGGAAACTGTTCTCAGGATTTTCACGCCCCCTCAATCACTTCAATGTTTGAGCGGGGAACCACCGCTCGCGTTCCATCGGAAAACTTGACCTCGAGCACCCGGACTTCGCTCTCCGTCGGAATCTTCCGCAAATCATGCGGCAACGCCGACACCTCGCTGATCCGACCGAAGAACGGGTCACGGATGATGCGAACCGAATCGCCCAACCGAACGCCTTCCCGCTGGTGGCCACGACCGGCAGCCGTCACAGCAGGCCCTCTGTACGGCACGACGATTTCCGGTCTGATGACGCCGGCTCGAATCTGTGTCGCTCCCGAAATCGCCGCTCGCTGTCCCACGTGAGCGGACAGGAGGTTGAAGGTTTTTGCGGCCATGGGAATGGCGCCGAATCCTTCGGTCAGGATCAAGGTGAACCCGACTTGCTCCGTACCTGTGATCGCGACACCGAGGTCGTAGCCGAGGAGTTCACGCAAGTCCTTATCATGAATGCCGCCGACTACCAAGCCGGCCACGCCGATTTCCTTCGCCTTGGCCATCGTGCCGGAGGAAAGAAAAGACCCGCCGACGACGATCTTCCCCTTCACGGCAGCAGTCAGGTGCGCCGGGAGCAGCGGCTCGTCCGGCGATCCGACCGCCACAATAATTTCGCCCCACGTCTCACCGCCGATCCCGAAGATGCCTTGCACCAGCGCGCAATCGGCTTCGACCACGACGCCCTGATGAGGAATGACTTCCGCGATGGCGCCATCCACATACGCAAGCAGATCCAGGATACGCGGGGGCTCGCGCAGGAGCACTTGCCCCGTGATACTGGACACGGATTCGATGGTTCCCGCCACGGGCGACCGGATCTCCGTCTTGAACCACTTGATGAGCGGTTTGTTCTCTGCCAGGATTTCGTCCTTTTGAACGGCTTCCCCTTCCCGTTTGACCAAATACTCTTTGATTTCACCCGGAGCCACGCTGAGTTGATTCGCGAGATTGACCGGATACACTTTCCCCGGCAGCTGAGCGCGGGCTACGGCCTGATCGCATCGGACATTGCCGCCGGCATGAACCAAGACCTCACCGGCCAAAGGCAACAGTCGACGGCGACGAATGACCGTGCGGTCGGTAACGGTAAGGCCTGGTGTATAGCTATGCGCCATGAGAGGGAATTGTAAGTTACGATTTCCCGGACAACAAAAAACTCAACATTCCTGCCTCGACATTATTCCTAACTCGCCGCCGGGTATAGCCCGACCGCATCGAACCATTTCTTGAGTGAGGCGATCCGTGCCCCCTGCTCTTCGGCGAGTTGCAGAGGGCGGCCACGGCCGTCCAACAACAGCCCGACGACACCGCCTTGCACCTTCCGTGTGAGGGTCACCCCAATTCCTGCACCCGCATTCACGTGCTTGGCCGGCTCGACGGTGATCGTCGCCGATTTGCCTGGTTCCAACGGGTAGAGCGTCAGATCGCCGAATCTCAGACGATCTCTGACGGTCTTGCCGTCCGGAAATACAATCTCATAGCTGGCGCTAACCTCGCCGTCCTTTCCCTGTCCGATCGGCGCGATACACGTTCCCAGATAGATCATGCAGTCACGGACGAATACATCCGTCGCCGCTTTCTCGTTGATCGTCGAAAGCACACCCAAGTGAGGCATCATGAATATGCTGTCCACGGATAGAGCGGTAACGCCGAGGGGTTCGTAGGCATCCACCATCATCAACATCGATTGGATGCGACGAGGGGCATGGGACAAGATGCCGCCACTGCCGACGATCAGATCAAGCTGCAGCATGTCGATCAGGGTTTTCCCGGAGGCCTGCTGTTCGAACATATCGGAGATCATCCGTTCCTGCTGCACGCCTTTCAGACCGCTCGCCAGAGACTTGTGATGGATCAGCGCCAACCTGAGCGCCTCCCGCGCAATCGCCTGTTCGATCTGCAACTCATCGAGCGTCTGCGGGATGGTCGTCGGCCGGATCATCTTGTTCTTGATGCGGTTGCGGATGGTCTGCTCGTCGATCGTGAAGGGAACCCAGCGCATGATATTAGGCAGGCCAGCCTCAGCCAATACGTTCGAGATGCTATACGACATTCCAAGATTTGCACTGACAGTTCGATTGAATACTCCCTTGAATATCGAGAACACGTCCGTCGTGGCGCCCCCGATGTCCACGCCGATGAGATTGAGCCCTTCCCGTTTCGCAATTGTCTCCATGATGACGCCGACCGCCGCGGGTGTCGGCATGATCGGAGCGCCCGTCATCTCCATGAGCTTCCTGTACCCCGGTGCCTGCTGCATGACGTGCTCCAAGAACAAGTCATGAATCTTGTCGCGCGCCGGCGCGAGATTTTCTTTTTCCAAGACCGGCCTGATGTTGTCCGTGATTTCCAACGCGGCCTTCTCTCCCAAGATACGTTGTACCTGGGGGCGAGCATCCTTGTTTCCCGCAAAAATCAAGGGCAGTTTGTAGGTCGCGCCGAATCGAGGACGCGGTTCGGCGGCGGACACATATTCGGCCATCTCGACGACATGAGTGACGGCGCCGCCGTCCGTTCCTCCGGACATCAGGATCATGTCCGGCCTCATGGATCGGATCCGCTCGATTTTTTCGTGCGGCAGACGCCCGTCGTTGGAGGCCAGGACATCGATGACGATCGCGCCGGCGCCGAGCGCGGCCCGTTGCGCGCTTTCCCCAGTCATGCTCTGTACGACTCCCGTGACCATCATCTGCAAGCCGCCGCCGGCGCTGCTGGTGGAAATGTAGATGTCGACGCCTGTCATGGGATCGCCTTGGCCGGCGCGATTGGGTGTCACGATCTTTTCACCGTCGAGAATCTTTCGTCCGGACAGTTCTTCGATCTCGGCGATTGCGTTCAGGACTCCTCGCGTAACGTCCTCAAACGGCGCTTCGACGGTCGTCGGCGCTTCGCCGCGATACGTCTGCCGATATTCTTCGCCCACCTTTTCGATGAGAATGGCCTTGGTCGTCGTGCTCCCGCAGTCGGTCGCGACGATCACGTTCAGCGGATGGTCGAATTGGACTGGACTCGAGGGAGAAGACGTCATTGAGCCGGCACCCTCTTGGCAGCGGATTTCGCGTCAATGAGGGTGATGAGGCGAGAGAGCGAGTCGCGGCGCTCGAGCAACCGCGCTATCTGTTCGACTTCCTTGGGGTCAAAGGCACATTCGACGATCGGCGTGAGAAAGTGAAGCGCTTGGCTGCCCAGAAAATTCATCGGCCCCATGGATTCCAGGAAAACCGTGGTGGGGGCCGCCATGCCGCGTCGCACAACCGCGTCGGCCATGCGCTCCATCAATTGGAGGTCGTCGAGGGAGAGGAGTGGCTCCTCCGGCTGCACCGCAAACGCATGCTGCAGTCCCGTGCGCAATTCCCGAAGTCTCTTGGCGAGATGTTCCTTGGATAAGGAGCGCATAACCGCAGGGTAAACCAGGCTAAAATCGAAGTTGCCTGCATTATATTGGCGAGAGAAATGGGAGTCAATTCACACGGCAATGCTGAGACGTTTCTCCCCGTTCTGTTTAGGCATTGCGTGCTGCGCGGCGGAATTATTGATACGACTGGCCTCGCCGAGAGTTGCTAAATTAGGCAAGCGCTTTCTTTTCCCCGATCTTACTTTCCGTTCCCTTCCACAGCCGCATGATATTGTCTTTGTGCCTGATCCAGATCAGAACGCTGACGATAATGGCAAAGATAAGGAATTCCTGCCGCTGCTCATTGACGATTGCCACGACCGGAAATACCCCGAACGCGGCCAGCGCGCCTCCGGACGAGTACCGCCAAATCGCCACCGCCCCCAGCCAGATGAGAAGCAGGAGCAACCCCATCGAGGGTGACAGGCCCAATACAGATCCCAACGCCGTCGCCACCCCCTTGCCGCCCCTAAAATTGAGAAAGGGGGAGATCATGTGGCCGATGATCGGAGACAGGGCCACGAGCATGATGTAGGACTCCACGGTCAGCCACTGCATCGCCCCCCATCCCATCACCCACCCTTTTCCCAAGTCGCCCAGGAGCGTGAGGATGCCGGCCTTCGCGCCGGAGACGCGCAGGACATTGGTGAACCCCACGTTCTTGCTTCCCACCGTGCGGGGATCCGGCAATGAAAGGGCCTGGGACACCACCACCCCAAAAGGGATGGCCCCCAACACATAACCGAACGCTGCCATCAGCGCACAGAGGAGTTCTTCTGCCATGAGTCGGGGATGATGAAGGAGGTGCGCATGAATCGAACTACCGCTAAAGCCCTTTGGCGACGATTTGCTTCCAAAAACTCAGGACATACTGTCCGCCTGACACATAGCCCAACACCAGCGAAAGATACAGCGTGACGATCCCGGCCAGATGGAGATTGCCCCATTCTGAAACCTCGGTACCCTCTAAAATCAGCATTGTGATCGCCACGACCTGAAGAGCCATCTTGTATTTTCCGGTGGTCTCCGCACTGATGATCATCCCTTCGCCTGCCGCGATGGCGCGAATGCCCGTCACGGCCACTTCTCGGGCGATGACCAAAATGGCCACGAGTGCGCTGACGCGGTCCACGTTGACGAGCAGGATCAGTGCGGACAGCACGAGCAATTTGTCGGCAATGGGATCCAGCAATTTCCCCAGCCTGGTGATCTGTCCGGTCCTGCGCGCCACATAGCCGTCCAGCAAGTCAGTCATCGCAGCCACGACAAAGATCACCGCTGCGCTGAGAGACCGGTCCTCAGTCGGTGTGATGAACAGGATGACGAAGACGGGAATCAACAGGATACGGAACAATGTGATGACATTCGGCAGGTTGAGGGACTCCTGTCCGACAGATCTCCACATTTCCAGAACACGATTCATCGTTCGGTATTCCGTGAAAACGGCTTTCCTATTGAAACCTGTTGAACCCTGCGGCCGCGCGACCGCAACTGACCGCTTCGACTTCTGACGGTATGCCGGCACGGACGATGCCGGCACACTCATCAAGCCCGCTGGAACCGGTTATACAATGCCGTTCTTCAGCAAATCATGCAAATGAATCACGCCGACGATCTTCCGGGGCCCCTCGGTCACGATCAGGGTCGTGATCGAATGTCGCTCCATGATTTCCACCGCTTTGGCGGCCAGATCGTCCGGCCTAATCGATTTAGGATTCCGGGAAGCCAGTTCACCCGCCGTGGCCTTTAAAAAGTCTCCCCCTCGCTGAATGAATCTCCGCAAGTCACCGTCCGTAATGACGCCGCTGAGCGCACCGGTGCGATCGACCACGGTGGTCATCCCGAGCTTCTTGGCCGTCATTTCCAGCATGGCCGTCGTGCCGGTGACCGATTCCTCCACCGTGGGCACGTCGGAGCCCGCATGCATGAGATCCTTGACGCGAACGAGCAAGCGGCGGCCGAGCGCGCCGCCCGGATGAAACTGCGCATAATCTTCTTCCTTGAATCCTCTCTTTTGCAGCAGGGCGAGAGCCAGGGCATCACCCAGCGCCAGCGTGGCCGTCGTACTGGCGGTCGGCGCAAGCCCCAGCGGACAGGCTTCTTCGGATACAGAAACGTCTAACACCACATCGCTGTGCTTGGCCAACGTCGAGTCAGGACGTCCCGTCATGGCCACGACGGGAATACCCATACGCTCCAGATACGGCAGCAATTGGATGAGTTCCTGGGCTTCTCCGCTGTTCGAGATGGCCACAACCACATCCTGCCTGCCGACCATACCGAGATCGCCGTGAAGGCCTTCCGCCGGATGGACAAAGAAGGCGGGAGTACCGGTGCTGGCCATGGTCGCGGCGATTTTCTGGCCTACAAGCCCCGACTTTCCCATGCCGGACACGACGACCTTCCCTTTGCAGCCATACAACAAGTCGACGGCCTGTACGAATCGATCATCCAGACGATCGATCAACGCTTGAACCGCACGTGCTTCGATCCCGAGCACCCGCTTGCCTTCGAGCAAACTTCCGCCTGTTCCCTTGGCGGACACGCCCGGCCTGGAAGGACGGCTTACTTTGCTGGATTTGCTGCGTCGCATATCCGCATCACGCGCTCGAGGAGCGCTTTCAGTTGATGGAGCGGGACCATATTCGGCCCATCGGACAGGGCATGATCAGGATCCGGGTGCACTTCCATGAAGAACCCGTCCACGCCGGCGCCCGCGGCGGCGCAGGCCAGTGGTTCCACGAATTCCCGCTGACCGCTGGATTTGGTTCCTCCTCCACCCGGAAGCTGCACGCTGTGCGTGGCATCGAAGACAACCGGGTAGCCGAAGCTGCGCAGAATGGGAAAGGACCGCATGTCGACGACCAGATTATTGTACCCGAACGATGAACCCCGCTCCGTAAGCACAATTCTGGCATTGCCGCACTCTTCCAGCTTCTTCACCGCGTTACCCATTTCCGGAGGAGACAGGAACTGCCCTTTTTTGACGTTGACCACCTTTCCGGTTTTGGCGGCAGCGATGAGCAGATCTGTTTGCCGGCAGAGAAACGCCGGAATCTGGAGTACGTCGACGACGGTACCCGCCTCTGTCGCATCGGATTCAGTATGGACGTCGGTCAAAACCGCGACCCCCACTTCCCGTTTGACCTTGGCGAGCACCTCGAGTCCCTTCTTGATCCCCGGCCCGCGAAACGAATGGATGGACGTTCGATTCGCTTTGTCGTAGGAGGATTTGAAGACATAGGGCATGCCGAGGGCTCGGGCAATTTCGGCGATGCGTCCGGCCGTGTCCAGCACCAACTGCTCGTTTTCGATGACGCAAGGCCCCGCGATCAGGAAGGGCGGCTGTCCCCGCCCGACTTTGAAGGCGCCGATGTCGACGACGTGAGCCATGTCAATGTCCGAGTTTGCCGCGCAAGGCGGCCCCGACGAACCCGCTGAACAAGGGATGAGGCCGGTGCGGACGCGAATTGTATTCCGGATGGAACTGCGTGGCGAGAAACCAGGGGTGATTCTTCAACTCGACGATCTCCACCAAACGTCCGTCCGGCGACAGTCCGCTCAAGACCAACCCCTTGGCCGTCAACTGCTCCCGATAGGCGTTGTTGAACTCGTATCGATGGCGATGACGCTCGGGCACCTCGCTGATCCCATACATCTTCTGCGCGAGCGTCCCTTCACCCAGCCTGCACAGGTACGCACCCAACCGCATCGTGCCTCCCTTTTCGCTGACCGACTGCTGATCCAGCATCAGATGGATCACCGGATGCGGCGAGCGCTCGTCGAATTCAGCACTGTTGGCACCGGCCAACCCGGCCACATGACGCGCGAACTCAATGGTGGCGCACTGCATGCCCAAACAAAGCCCCAGGAACGGAACCTGCCGTTCCCTCGCATAACGGATCGTGATGATCTTTCCTTCAATTCCACGCGAGCCGAATCCACCAGGAATGAGGATCCCGTCTGCTTCGCGCAAGATACGTTCCGTCCCTTGCCGCTCTACGTCCTCTGACTCGATCCAGTCGATGTTGACCTTGGTTTCGTGATCGATTCCTCCGTGCACCAGGGCTTCGGCCAGACTCTTATAGCATTCCTTCAGTCCGGCGTACTTCCCGACGAGCGCAATGGACACTTCATGCTTGGGATGCTTGATCTTTTGCACCATGGCATCCCATTCGCGAAGATTCGGCGGGCCCGTTTCCAGCTTGAGCTGCTTGACGATCAACTCGTCCAGTCCTTCCTTTCGGAAGACGATCGGCACTTCATAGATCGTCTCGACGTCCTTGGCCGTAATGACCGCATCTTTTTCGACGTTGCAGAACATCGCGATCTTGCCCTTCAGTTCGGGCGGCAGGTAGCGATCCGTCCGGCAGAGCAGGATGTTGGGCTGGATGCCGATTTCCCGCAGTTTGTTGACGGAATGTTGAGTCGGTTTCGTCTTGAGTTCTCCGGCGGCCCCGATGTACGGCACCAGCGTGAGATGTACGTACAGGACGTTCTCACGGCCGACGTCGTACGGCATCTGACGAATGGCCTCGAGAAACGGGAGGCTTTCGATGTCTCCGACCGTGCCGCCGATCTCGACGATCGTCACGTCCATACCCGTCGAAATGCGCATGATGCATTGCTTGATCTCGTCCGTGACGTGCGGCACGACTTGCACCGTCCCGCCAAGATAGTCGCCCCGTCGTTCCTTGGTGATGACGGAATTGTAGATGCGCCCGGTCGTATAGTTGTTCTCCTTGTTCAAGGTCAACGACGTGTACCGTTCGTAATGGCCGAGATCCAGATCGGTTTCGGCTCCGTCGTCGGTCACGAACACTTCGCCGTGCTGATACGGGTTCATCGTCCCCGGATCGACATTGATGTAGGGATCCAACTTCAAAAAGGTGATCTTGAGGCCGCGGCTTTCGAGCAGGTTGCCGATCGACGCCGAAGCCAATCCCTTCCCGAGGGAAGAGACCACACCGCCGGTGACGAAAATGAACTTGCTCATGGGCACCCCCGTTGGTCCGATCTTGATGCGCGCGACGCTCTCATCGAGCCGACACCGTCCCGCCAATCGGTGAATCTTGCTTCCGTGACTCGTGCCGCCGCAACTTGTCCGCCACCTCCGCGGCATCCTCCGGCGTATCGACCCGCAGCGAACGATGCGACGTGTCCCAGACGCGAATCCGCATCCCTTGTTGAAGCGCGCGAAGCTGTTCGAGCTTCTCGGCATCCTCGAGCTGACCCGTGGGCCACGAGGCAAATCTCAACAGCGCCTCGCGACGATAGATGTATAGACCAAGATGCAGGTAATGCAATCCGCCCACGACTTGTCCTCGAATGCCGTCGCGCACGAGCGGGATGGGAGCCCTGGAGAAATACAATGCATGGCCGTCCGAATCCGTCACCACCTTGACCGCCGCGGGATTGTCGAGCGCCTCGTCGGTGCCCATCGCGCGTTTCAAGGTACCCATCTCCGCATCGCAGCCGAGAAAGGAATCGATCAGATCTTTGAGAAGCGCCGGAGTCTCGGGAATCTCGTCTCCCTGCAGATTGAGAAAATACTCGCCGGATACCGTCCGCGCCACGGCGGCTACCCGGTCTGTACCGGTCCGATAATCGCCCGTAACCATGGCCACGCGGCCACCGAACCGCTCGACCGTTTCCCGGATCCGTTCATCATCCGTCGCAACAAGCACCTCCGTGACCGAGCGGCAAGAAGCCGCCTGCTCGTAGACATGCTGGATCAGCGGCTTTTGTCCCAACTTGACCAGCGGTTTCCCGGGAAACCGCGACGAGCCGTACCGTGCGGGGATGACGACCATGACTTGAGGCTTCATGCCGGTCATCCTTCCAATGCCTCAGTCAGTTGCTTTGCGGTGACCGTCGCCGTGCCGACCATGCCGACGACGACGCCGGCAGCCTGATTAGCCAACGATGCGGCTTCGCGCATGGACGCGCCGGTCGACAGGGCGAGGGCCATGGTGCCGACCACGGTATCGCCGGCTCCGGTGACGTCATAGACCTGGCGAGCGCGGGTTGGAATGTGCCATGACACGCCGTCGGCTTCGAACAGGCTCATACCTCGCTCGCCCCTCGTGACCAGAACCGACTGGCATCCGAGCCGCTGACGGATGATCGATCCGGCCTCCTGGATGACCTGATCATCGTCACCATGCAGGCCGGCGGCCTGCGTCGCTTCGAGATGGTTCGGCGTGATCACCGTGACACCTTTGTAATAGCTGAAGTGTTCCACCTTCGGATCCACGATAATGGGAACCTGTCTGAGAGCCGCGAGCCTGGTCAGTTCCGACATCAACGTGGCGGTGACGACACCTTTGCAATAATCGGACACCACGAGACACGACAGTTCGCGCAGACGGGATTCCACATACCGAAGAATGCGCTTCTGCAACACCGGTTTCAACTCGCCCCGCCGCTCCAAGTCATAACGAACGACCTGCTGATTGTGCGCGATGACACGGGATTTTCTGGTGGTCGGCCGATCGTGATCAATCACCACTCCGCCTCGGCCGGAACGCTTCGTACCTAATTCCTTCAGCAGCATCCGTCCGGTTTCATCCTGACCGATTGCACCGCACAGGTCGGCCTTGCCTCCGAGCGCCAGGATGTTGTTGAAGACGTTGGCGGCTCCGCCGAGCCTCATGGACTCGGATTCCACGTGCACCACCGGCACCGGCGCCTCCGGAGAAATTCGGCTGACTCGTCCCCAGATGTAATGATCGAGAATCAGATCGCCGATGACGAGGACAGATGCCTGAGGAAACCTCTGAATGTAACGGCGAAGGCCGCCGTTGGATATTCCTTCCACCCGTCCAGAAGCCTCGGATTTCGCCGTGGAGGATCGAGGAGACCTGCTCATTGGATAGCCTTGGCGAACCGCTCCCATCGAACCCATTCCGTCCACTGCCCGTGACCGCTCCATGACCAATAGATTCGGAATGCCTTGCCGCGGATCTTTTCTTCCCGCACGTAACCCCAAAACCGGCTATCCAGGCTTTGATCGCGATTGTCGCCCATGACGAAATACGACCCTTCGGGCACCGTCACCGGGCCGAAGTTGTCCCGCGGGTTGATCGTCCCGTCGATGATGCCGGGGTCGATGCGCTGTGTAAACGTCTTGTCGTCCAGCGGCACCCCGTTGACCAACACGACCTTGTTCTTCACCTGTATCTGATCGCCCGGAGTGCCGACGATCCGCTTGATGAAATCCTTCTCTTCGTCCTCGGGGAAGCGAAATACGACGATGTCGCCGCGCTGCGGCTTTCCGAATTCGACGATGGCATGGGACGCATAGCAGTTGACCGGCGGAAATCCCCATTGGAACTTGCACTGACTCGGCCATTGAATTCCGTAGGACAGCTTGCTGACGAGGATGTGATCGCCGATGAGGAGCGTGGGAATCATCGAGCCGGAGGGAATCTTGAACGCCTGCACGACGAACACCCGAATGGCAAACGCCAAGAGCATCGCCACAACGATTGCTTCGGCATACTCCCG from Nitrospira japonica harbors:
- the kdsA gene encoding 3-deoxy-8-phosphooctulonate synthase; its protein translation is MAHVVDIGAFKVGRGQPPFLIAGPCVIENEQLVLDTAGRIAEIARALGMPYVFKSSYDKANRTSIHSFRGPGIKKGLEVLAKVKREVGVAVLTDVHTESDATEAGTVVDVLQIPAFLCRQTDLLIAAAKTGKVVNVKKGQFLSPPEMGNAVKKLEECGNARIVLTERGSSFGYNNLVVDMRSFPILRSFGYPVVFDATHSVQLPGGGGTKSSGQREFVEPLACAAAGAGVDGFFMEVHPDPDHALSDGPNMVPLHQLKALLERVMRICDAANPAK
- a CDS encoding CTP synthase; the protein is MSKFIFVTGGVVSSLGKGLASASIGNLLESRGLKITFLKLDPYINVDPGTMNPYQHGEVFVTDDGAETDLDLGHYERYTSLTLNKENNYTTGRIYNSVITKERRGDYLGGTVQVVPHVTDEIKQCIMRISTGMDVTIVEIGGTVGDIESLPFLEAIRQMPYDVGRENVLYVHLTLVPYIGAAGELKTKPTQHSVNKLREIGIQPNILLCRTDRYLPPELKGKIAMFCNVEKDAVITAKDVETIYEVPIVFRKEGLDELIVKQLKLETGPPNLREWDAMVQKIKHPKHEVSIALVGKYAGLKECYKSLAEALVHGGIDHETKVNIDWIESEDVERQGTERILREADGILIPGGFGSRGIEGKIITIRYARERQVPFLGLCLGMQCATIEFARHVAGLAGANSAEFDERSPHPVIHLMLDQQSVSEKGGTMRLGAYLCRLGEGTLAQKMYGISEVPERHRHRYEFNNAYREQLTAKGLVLSGLSPDGRLVEIVELKNHPWFLATQFHPEYNSRPHRPHPLFSGFVGAALRGKLGH
- the kdsB gene encoding 3-deoxy-manno-octulosonate cytidylyltransferase; its protein translation is MKPQVMVVIPARYGSSRFPGKPLVKLGQKPLIQHVYEQAASCRSVTEVLVATDDERIRETVERFGGRVAMVTGDYRTGTDRVAAVARTVSGEYFLNLQGDEIPETPALLKDLIDSFLGCDAEMGTLKRAMGTDEALDNPAAVKVVTDSDGHALYFSRAPIPLVRDGIRGQVVGGLHYLHLGLYIYRREALLRFASWPTGQLEDAEKLEQLRALQQGMRIRVWDTSHRSLRVDTPEDAAEVADKLRRHESRKQDSPIGGTVSAR
- the rfaE1 gene encoding D-glycero-beta-D-manno-heptose-7-phosphate kinase, giving the protein MSRSPRSSTAKSEASGRVEGISNGGLRRYIQRFPQASVLVIGDLILDHYIWGRVSRISPEAPVPVVHVESESMRLGGAANVFNNILALGGKADLCGAIGQDETGRMLLKELGTKRSGRGGVVIDHDRPTTRKSRVIAHNQQVVRYDLERRGELKPVLQKRILRYVESRLRELSCLVVSDYCKGVVTATLMSELTRLAALRQVPIIVDPKVEHFSYYKGVTVITPNHLEATQAAGLHGDDDQVIQEAGSIIRQRLGCQSVLVTRGERGMSLFEADGVSWHIPTRARQVYDVTGAGDTVVGTMALALSTGASMREAASLANQAAGVVVGMVGTATVTAKQLTEALEG
- the lepB gene encoding signal peptidase I, whose product is MAQPARKSVFREYAEAIVVAMLLAFAIRVFVVQAFKIPSGSMIPTLLIGDHILVSKLSYGIQWPSQCKFQWGFPPVNCYASHAIVEFGKPQRGDIVVFRFPEDEEKDFIKRIVGTPGDQIQVKNKVVLVNGVPLDDKTFTQRIDPGIIDGTINPRDNFGPVTVPEGSYFVMGDNRDQSLDSRFWGYVREEKIRGKAFRIYWSWSGHGQWTEWVRWERFAKAIQ